In the Chryseobacterium sp. MYb264 genome, one interval contains:
- the asnS gene encoding asparagine--tRNA ligase, translated as MKKQTIKEILQDYKKVLHHDITVYGWVRTFRANRFIALNDGSTINNLQIVVDFENFDEEIINKISTASSLKIVGEVVESQGAGQAVEIVAKKITVLGDNFTEDRDKTILQPKKHSLETLRDQAHLRFRTNLFGAVFRVRHAVSFAVHSFFNQNQFFYINTPVITGADAEGAGEMFGVTNFDLNNIPRDEQGDIDFAQDFFGKKTNLTVSGQLEGETAAMGLGRIYTFGPTFRAENSNTTRHLAEFWMIEPEVAFNNLEDNIDLAEDFLKYVIQYVLDNCKDDLEFLDKRFEEEQKSKPEKDRAKEGLIEKLENVIAKRFKRVSYTEAIEILMNSKENKKGKFQYPVENWGTDLQSEHERYLVEKHFESPVVLFDYPKEIKAFYMKLNDDNKTVAAMDVLFPGIGEIIGGSEREARLDVLKQKMAEMHVDEHELWWYLDTRKFGSVPHAGFGLGLERLVLFVTGMTNIRDVIPFPRTPKNAEF; from the coding sequence ATGAAAAAGCAGACAATTAAGGAAATCCTGCAGGATTACAAGAAAGTATTACATCATGACATTACGGTTTACGGTTGGGTAAGAACGTTCCGTGCAAATCGCTTTATTGCGCTTAATGATGGTTCTACGATTAATAATTTGCAAATTGTTGTTGATTTCGAAAATTTCGACGAAGAGATTATTAATAAAATCAGTACAGCGTCTTCTTTGAAGATCGTTGGAGAGGTTGTAGAAAGTCAGGGAGCTGGACAGGCAGTAGAAATTGTAGCTAAAAAAATTACTGTTTTAGGAGATAACTTTACAGAAGATAGAGATAAAACTATTCTTCAGCCTAAAAAGCACTCATTGGAAACATTGAGAGATCAGGCACATTTAAGATTCAGAACGAACTTATTTGGAGCAGTTTTCAGAGTGCGTCACGCAGTAAGTTTTGCGGTGCATTCTTTCTTTAACCAAAACCAGTTCTTTTACATCAACACACCTGTCATTACAGGAGCTGATGCTGAAGGAGCAGGAGAAATGTTTGGTGTCACGAACTTTGATTTAAATAATATTCCAAGAGATGAGCAGGGAGATATCGATTTCGCTCAGGATTTCTTTGGTAAAAAGACAAACTTAACGGTTTCCGGACAGTTGGAAGGAGAAACTGCAGCAATGGGATTGGGAAGAATTTACACTTTCGGACCTACCTTCCGTGCAGAAAACTCTAACACCACGCGTCACTTGGCAGAATTCTGGATGATTGAGCCGGAAGTTGCATTCAACAATTTGGAAGATAACATCGACCTGGCTGAAGATTTCCTGAAATATGTAATTCAGTACGTTTTGGATAACTGTAAAGACGATTTGGAGTTCTTAGACAAGCGTTTTGAAGAAGAGCAAAAATCCAAGCCTGAAAAGGACAGAGCAAAAGAAGGGTTGATTGAAAAGCTTGAAAATGTTATTGCTAAACGTTTCAAGAGAGTTTCTTATACGGAAGCAATTGAGATTTTAATGAACTCGAAAGAGAACAAAAAAGGAAAATTCCAGTATCCTGTTGAAAATTGGGGAACCGATCTTCAGTCGGAGCACGAAAGATATTTGGTGGAGAAGCATTTCGAAAGTCCGGTAGTTTTATTTGACTATCCAAAAGAGATCAAAGCATTCTACATGAAGCTGAATGACGACAACAAAACCGTTGCCGCAATGGACGTTCTTTTTCCAGGAATCGGTGAAATTATCGGTGGTTCTGAGAGAGAAGCGAGATTGGATGTTTTAAAGCAGAAAATGGCAGAAATGCACGTTGATGAGCACGAGCTTTGGTGGTATTTAGATACCAGAAAATTCGGTTCTGTGCCGCATGCAGGATTTGGTTTAGGATTGGAAAGACTAGTTCTTTTCGTAACAGGAATGACGAACATTAGAGACGTAATTCCTTTCCCGAGAACACCGAAAAACGCTGAATTTTAA
- a CDS encoding XRE family transcriptional regulator — protein sequence MHQEFLLKQIRKKIGNKSLNDEIANILNISYDAAHRRTSLKAKFSFEEALELAKYYQISLDQFMTSDHQILVQKTSAVTKTEDLQSFFQNNLSVFENLPLSDGMTIYYSAKDIPFFYTLSDTLLSRFKIYVWMNLLNAKQVFVPFLQFSPPKFEADTQELRKKYEEQNVAELWNDMTVSSILQQVLFYYETGLLKKNEAQIILQELKELIEYIEQKTENNPKFHLYENELMHLSNDIFFHHPQQSLFALPTNMFGYILINDAKTCNETLNYFEHQIKNSKSLNTSGNRDRKIFFNKIYQQIENLNQKL from the coding sequence ATGCATCAGGAATTTTTGCTTAAACAAATCCGTAAGAAAATTGGCAACAAATCGTTGAATGACGAGATAGCCAATATTCTCAATATAAGTTACGATGCAGCTCACCGAAGAACTTCCCTGAAAGCAAAATTCAGCTTTGAAGAGGCTCTGGAACTCGCAAAATATTATCAGATTTCTTTGGATCAGTTTATGACTTCGGATCATCAAATATTGGTTCAAAAAACTTCGGCGGTCACCAAAACGGAAGATCTACAATCTTTTTTTCAGAATAATCTGAGTGTTTTTGAAAATCTTCCACTTTCGGATGGAATGACGATTTACTATTCTGCGAAGGATATTCCGTTTTTTTACACCCTTTCAGATACTTTACTTTCCCGTTTTAAAATTTATGTTTGGATGAATTTGTTGAATGCTAAACAGGTTTTCGTTCCTTTTTTACAATTTTCACCACCAAAATTTGAAGCCGATACGCAGGAATTAAGAAAGAAATACGAAGAACAAAATGTCGCCGAATTATGGAATGACATGACCGTTTCAAGTATTTTGCAACAAGTTTTGTTTTATTATGAAACCGGACTTTTAAAGAAGAATGAAGCGCAAATTATTCTTCAGGAATTAAAGGAACTAATAGAATACATCGAACAAAAAACAGAAAATAATCCTAAATTTCATTTGTATGAGAATGAATTGATGCACCTTTCCAACGACATCTTTTTTCATCATCCTCAGCAATCGCTTTTTGCTTTGCCTACGAATATGTTCGGATATATCTTAATTAATGATGCTAAAACATGTAACGAAACGTTGAATTATTTTGAACATCAGATTAAAAATTCAAAATCGCTAAACACTTCCGGAAATCGGGACAGAAAAATATTTTTCAATAAAATATATCAACAAATTGAAAATTTAAACCAAAAACTATAA
- a CDS encoding tetratricopeptide repeat protein, producing MNTITKRLENTKKLQAKRLENEDYWDDINELLVKELKEILSIEPQNTSALINLGAVLSDSGENENALAVLKMAVDLGSEDKNLYINLAIVMIDLGMHAEEYHEYLEISEHFIEDPLTFKAYFDPQSH from the coding sequence ATGAACACGATAACAAAAAGACTAGAAAACACAAAAAAACTCCAAGCCAAAAGATTGGAAAACGAAGATTATTGGGATGATATTAATGAACTTCTGGTAAAAGAATTAAAAGAAATATTGAGCATTGAACCTCAAAATACTTCTGCTTTAATCAATTTGGGTGCTGTTTTATCTGATTCTGGTGAGAATGAAAATGCCTTGGCGGTTTTAAAGATGGCGGTAGATTTGGGTTCTGAAGATAAAAATCTGTATATCAATCTCGCCATTGTGATGATCGATTTGGGAATGCACGCGGAGGAATATCATGAATATCTGGAGATTTCTGAACATTTCATTGAAGATCCGCTGACTTTTAAAGCGTATTTTGATCCTCAATCCCATTAA
- a CDS encoding SRPBCC family protein, whose protein sequence is MKILLKIIGIIIFLIVGYVVIALLAFRKNYHFEKSVVIEAPCEKVWEHIASTKEMNVWNPFAKADPNIQITYSGIQGTVGDAYHWKGNDEVGEGEETITEVIPNKKLSCNLHFIKPWEGVAKTKFILTPEEKGTRVTWAIDNELTTGMKLLKPMMDMQMGKMFGQGLDELKVISEK, encoded by the coding sequence ATGAAAATATTATTAAAAATCATCGGAATAATTATTTTTCTCATTGTCGGATATGTTGTCATTGCGCTGTTGGCTTTCCGTAAGAACTATCATTTTGAAAAATCTGTGGTCATCGAGGCACCGTGTGAAAAAGTTTGGGAACATATCGCTTCAACAAAGGAAATGAATGTATGGAATCCCTTTGCTAAGGCAGATCCTAATATTCAGATTACGTATTCAGGTATCCAGGGGACGGTGGGAGATGCTTATCATTGGAAAGGGAATGATGAGGTTGGTGAAGGTGAGGAAACGATAACCGAGGTAATACCGAATAAAAAGCTTTCCTGCAATCTCCATTTTATAAAACCCTGGGAAGGGGTAGCCAAAACAAAATTCATTTTAACCCCTGAGGAAAAAGGGACTAGAGTGACCTGGGCTATTGATAATGAACTGACGACCGGGATGAAGCTGTTGAAACCTATGATGGATATGCAGATGGGGAAAATGTTTGGACAGGGGCTGGATGAACTCAAGGTAATTTCAGAAAAGTAA
- the rimM gene encoding ribosome maturation factor RimM (Essential for efficient processing of 16S rRNA), which yields MRKEDCYLLGKITRRHGLAGNVILKLDTDQPELYNKLESIFVEINGLLVPFFIAKSSWSKLDALNIAFKNSSEALVDQSLGKNVYLPLTSLPKLTGKQFYYHEIIGFEIFDENDNNCGVIRSVNDQTAQVYFVTNLDGKEVVIPMIKDWILGVDREERIIKMQLPEGLIDVFLVPSKKDE from the coding sequence ATGCGTAAAGAAGATTGCTATTTATTAGGAAAAATCACACGCAGACACGGACTTGCGGGAAATGTTATCCTTAAATTGGATACCGATCAACCCGAGCTTTACAATAAACTGGAATCAATATTCGTTGAAATCAACGGATTATTGGTTCCTTTTTTTATTGCAAAGTCATCATGGAGCAAATTAGATGCTCTGAATATTGCCTTTAAAAATTCTTCAGAAGCCTTGGTAGATCAGTCTTTGGGTAAAAATGTGTATTTACCATTGACTTCTCTTCCAAAACTAACAGGCAAACAATTTTATTACCACGAAATCATCGGATTTGAAATTTTTGATGAAAATGATAATAACTGTGGCGTGATCAGATCAGTAAATGATCAGACGGCTCAGGTTTATTTTGTTACCAATTTAGACGGAAAGGAAGTGGTAATTCCTATGATCAAAGACTGGATTCTTGGAGTGGATCGTGAAGAACGAATCATCAAAATGCAGCTTCCGGAGGGTCTTATTGATGTTTTTCTGGTTCCTTCTAAGAAAGACGAATAA
- a CDS encoding helix-turn-helix domain-containing protein, which translates to MRNLRNGEFFGQTNETLNFDGLTITDTEYTHHFVDWHYHENPYFTFLLQGNMKEGNKKEIYDCSAGTLLYHHWEDAHYNIKPDIFTRGFHINITEEWFEKFQLSKNKIEGSFNIKNPAVKLLMYQIFKETKLNDHSFELSAHQLLLHLFDQLSTQKKDSEKKPVWVKQIDEILHESFTEKLSLHELSKTLNIHPIHLSRDFQKYFHCNVGAYLRKLKVEKSLKILNDFESLSEVALECGFSDQSHFIRCFKENIGITPLKYRQILK; encoded by the coding sequence ATGAGAAACCTTCGTAATGGTGAATTTTTCGGACAAACGAACGAAACCCTCAATTTTGATGGCTTGACTATTACGGATACTGAATACACCCACCATTTTGTCGATTGGCATTATCATGAAAATCCGTATTTCACCTTTCTGTTACAGGGGAATATGAAGGAAGGAAATAAAAAGGAAATCTACGATTGTTCAGCAGGAACGCTGCTTTATCATCATTGGGAAGATGCACATTACAATATAAAACCTGACATTTTTACCCGAGGTTTTCACATTAATATTACAGAAGAATGGTTTGAAAAATTTCAACTTTCAAAAAATAAGATTGAAGGAAGTTTCAATATTAAAAATCCTGCGGTAAAATTATTAATGTATCAGATTTTTAAGGAAACAAAACTGAATGATCATTCTTTTGAGCTTTCTGCTCATCAACTTTTGCTCCATCTTTTTGACCAATTATCTACTCAGAAAAAAGATTCAGAAAAGAAACCAGTTTGGGTAAAGCAGATTGATGAAATTCTTCATGAAAGTTTTACAGAAAAATTGAGTTTGCATGAACTTTCAAAAACATTGAATATTCATCCAATTCATTTGAGCAGAGATTTTCAGAAATATTTTCATTGTAATGTGGGAGCATATTTGAGAAAGTTAAAAGTCGAAAAATCGTTGAAAATTCTAAATGATTTTGAATCTTTATCGGAAGTTGCTTTGGAATGTGGATTTTCGGATCAAAGTCATTTTATTCGTTGTTTTAAGGAAAATATAGGGATTACGCCTTTGAAATATCGGCAGATTTTGAAATAA
- a CDS encoding CDP-alcohol phosphatidyltransferase family protein: MKTIPYLLIAIRFLLAPIILLLAYFKGTESRFLILGLMYFGLLTDIFDGIIARKVGVSSEKLRRLDSQTDLIFWLSLGFASYFLNPELIKNEWQGIVLIFVMEALCYIISIWKFGKETCTHAFLSKMWGLSLLIAFTYLIGFQQAGWAFYLTVVLGFIAHIDVILIVLLLPKWQYDVPSSYHAWKIRNGKQRKKTIFFN, from the coding sequence ATGAAAACAATACCTTATCTATTAATTGCTATACGATTTCTCTTGGCTCCAATTATTCTATTATTAGCCTATTTTAAAGGTACAGAATCCCGATTTTTAATTTTAGGATTAATGTATTTCGGATTATTAACAGATATTTTCGACGGAATTATCGCCCGAAAAGTGGGTGTTTCTTCTGAAAAATTGCGAAGATTAGACAGTCAGACCGATTTGATTTTCTGGCTTTCATTAGGATTTGCCTCTTACTTTTTAAATCCTGAATTAATTAAAAATGAATGGCAGGGGATTGTTTTAATCTTCGTCATGGAAGCCCTTTGCTACATTATCAGCATCTGGAAATTTGGGAAAGAAACTTGCACACATGCCTTTTTATCGAAAATGTGGGGTTTGAGTCTGTTGATTGCTTTTACTTATTTAATAGGATTTCAACAGGCGGGATGGGCTTTTTATCTCACAGTTGTATTAGGTTTTATTGCCCATATTGATGTCATTTTAATTGTTTTACTCCTTCCAAAATGGCAATATGATGTTCCAAGTTCTTATCATGCGTGGAAAATCCGAAACGGAAAACAGAGAAAAAAGACGATTTTCTTTAATTAA
- a CDS encoding GNAT family N-acetyltransferase: MKYLLTNQETKRLLFRKLENSDFDHWLELFQDEHTAKMLGMENFKTPKERCEKWFEWTFNRYENNLGGQNVLISKETQQLIGQCGLLVREVENKFELEIAYSILPAFRGQGFAIEAATKCKDFAFEKKFHNRLISIIIPENENSKNIALKNGMTFKRSIDYSGKMMDLFQIDKQDWENLN, from the coding sequence ATGAAATACCTTCTCACCAATCAGGAAACCAAAAGACTTCTTTTTCGAAAACTGGAAAATTCCGATTTTGATCATTGGCTTGAATTATTTCAAGATGAGCATACCGCCAAAATGCTCGGAATGGAAAATTTTAAAACGCCAAAAGAACGTTGTGAAAAATGGTTTGAATGGACTTTTAATAGGTATGAAAATAATCTCGGCGGGCAAAATGTACTGATTTCGAAAGAAACTCAGCAATTAATCGGGCAATGTGGATTATTGGTACGTGAAGTGGAAAATAAATTTGAATTGGAAATCGCTTACTCTATCCTTCCTGCATTTCGAGGTCAAGGTTTTGCGATTGAAGCAGCTACAAAATGTAAAGATTTTGCTTTTGAAAAAAAATTTCATAATCGATTGATTTCCATTATTATTCCCGAAAATGAAAATTCAAAAAATATCGCGTTAAAAAACGGAATGACTTTTAAAAGATCAATTGATTATTCGGGAAAAATGATGGATTTATTTCAAATAGATAAACAAGATTGGGAAAATTTGAATTAA
- a CDS encoding M3 family metallopeptidase yields the protein MNILTENFATPYHSAPFTSIKNEDYLPAFKELIQKSEEEVDAIVNNSEEPTFENVIEALAYSGEQLDKVSNIFFNLNSAETSDELQQIAQEVSPILTEYSSKISQNEALFNKIKKVYDEKEKYNLNEEQQMLLNETYKGFVRSGALLNEEDKEKLKKISMDLSLKSLQFGQNVLASTNNYFKHITNKEDLAGIPEAILEQYAEEAKERNLEGWVVTLQYPSYIPFMTYAENRKLRKEIALANGKKSFDGGEFDNQNLIKELLHLKQQKAELLGYTNYADYVLEERMAKSPTKVIDFLNELLVKAKPYADKEIEELKSLAKADGIEEMQAYDHAFYAEKLRKAKYDLNDEELKPYFPLEQVQDAVFGLSKQLFELTFEERNDIPKYHEDVKVYEVKENGEYKSLLYVDYFPRKGKRAGAWMTSYKSQYQKDGENSRPHISIVCNFSKPTKDTPSLLTFQEVTTLFHEFGHALHGMLANTQYPTLSGTSVKWDFVELPSQFLENFCYEPEFLKTFAKHYKTGEILPDEKIEKIAQSKNFMEGYQTLRQLGFGLLDMNYHTKVAELENKSVKEFEDNYTKATQLYPANPETAMSPSFSHIFQGGYSAGYYSYKWAEVLDADAFQYFKENGIFNPEIAAKYKVLLSSGGTKDPMELYKSFRGSEPKVESLLKRAFG from the coding sequence ATGAATATTTTAACCGAAAATTTTGCTACACCATATCATTCCGCACCATTCACTTCTATTAAAAATGAAGATTATCTTCCGGCTTTTAAAGAGTTAATTCAGAAATCCGAGGAGGAGGTTGATGCCATTGTTAACAATTCTGAAGAACCCACTTTTGAAAATGTGATCGAAGCTTTGGCTTATTCCGGAGAGCAGCTTGATAAGGTTTCCAATATATTTTTTAATTTAAATTCAGCTGAAACGAGTGATGAATTACAACAGATCGCTCAGGAAGTGTCACCGATTTTAACGGAATATTCTTCAAAAATTTCTCAAAACGAAGCTTTATTCAATAAAATTAAAAAAGTTTACGATGAAAAAGAGAAATATAATCTGAACGAAGAACAGCAAATGCTTTTAAATGAAACCTACAAAGGTTTTGTGAGAAGCGGTGCTCTTTTAAATGAAGAAGACAAAGAAAAATTAAAAAAAATCAGCATGGATTTATCCTTAAAGTCTCTTCAATTCGGGCAAAACGTGTTGGCTTCAACAAATAATTACTTTAAACATATCACCAATAAAGAAGATTTGGCAGGAATTCCGGAAGCGATTTTGGAACAATATGCCGAAGAAGCAAAAGAGAGAAATCTCGAAGGTTGGGTGGTAACTTTGCAATATCCAAGCTATATTCCGTTTATGACGTATGCTGAAAACCGCAAACTGAGAAAAGAAATTGCATTGGCAAACGGTAAAAAATCTTTCGACGGTGGTGAATTTGATAATCAAAACTTAATTAAAGAGCTTTTACATTTAAAACAACAAAAAGCAGAATTATTAGGTTACACGAATTATGCAGACTACGTTCTGGAGGAAAGAATGGCAAAATCTCCGACAAAAGTTATCGACTTTTTGAATGAACTTTTAGTAAAAGCAAAACCTTACGCTGATAAAGAAATCGAAGAATTAAAATCTTTAGCAAAAGCCGACGGAATCGAGGAAATGCAAGCTTACGACCATGCTTTTTATGCGGAAAAACTTCGTAAAGCAAAATATGATTTGAATGATGAGGAATTAAAACCTTACTTTCCATTAGAGCAAGTTCAGGACGCTGTTTTTGGATTATCAAAACAACTTTTCGAATTAACTTTTGAGGAAAGAAATGATATTCCGAAATATCATGAAGACGTAAAAGTGTATGAGGTTAAAGAAAACGGAGAATACAAATCTTTACTGTACGTTGATTATTTCCCGAGAAAAGGCAAAAGAGCCGGAGCCTGGATGACTAGCTATAAAAGCCAGTATCAAAAGGATGGAGAAAATTCTCGTCCTCATATTTCTATCGTTTGTAATTTCAGCAAACCAACGAAAGATACACCGAGTTTATTGACGTTTCAGGAAGTGACGACTTTATTCCATGAATTTGGTCACGCCCTTCACGGAATGTTGGCAAACACGCAATATCCTACCCTTTCCGGAACTTCTGTGAAATGGGATTTTGTGGAATTGCCTTCTCAGTTTTTGGAAAATTTCTGCTACGAACCGGAATTCTTAAAAACTTTCGCCAAACATTACAAAACAGGTGAAATTTTACCGGATGAAAAAATTGAAAAAATTGCTCAGTCGAAAAACTTTATGGAAGGTTATCAAACGTTGAGACAACTTGGTTTTGGACTGCTGGATATGAATTACCATACTAAAGTTGCAGAGTTGGAGAATAAAAGTGTGAAAGAGTTTGAGGATAATTATACAAAAGCTACACAACTATACCCTGCAAATCCTGAAACAGCGATGAGTCCGAGTTTTTCGCATATTTTCCAGGGTGGATATTCTGCGGGATATTATTCTTACAAATGGGCGGAAGTTTTGGATGCGGACGCGTTCCAATATTTCAAGGAAAACGGAATTTTCAATCCTGAAATTGCCGCAAAATATAAAGTTCTTCTTTCTTCCGGCGGTACAAAAGACCCGATGGAATTGTATAAGAGTTTCAGAGGGAGCGAGCCGAAAGTGGAGAGTTTGTTGAAGAGGGCGTTTGGATAG
- a CDS encoding 30S ribosomal protein S16, protein MSVKIRLQRHGSKGRPFFHIVVADSRSRRDGRFIEKLGTYNPITNPATIDLNVDAAVKWLNNGAQPTDTARAILSYKGALYKKHLQGGVAKGAFDEAEAEKRFAAWVDAKDAKVQGKVEGLATAKSDAKKAALDAEVKVNEARVAAAAQAIADAKAAEEAANAPAEEVATEGEAAAESTEENTEA, encoded by the coding sequence ATGTCAGTAAAAATCAGATTACAAAGACACGGATCTAAAGGGAGACCTTTTTTCCACATCGTGGTTGCAGATTCTAGATCTAGAAGAGATGGTAGATTCATCGAGAAATTAGGAACTTACAACCCAATTACTAACCCTGCAACGATCGACTTGAACGTTGATGCAGCTGTAAAGTGGTTAAACAACGGAGCTCAGCCAACTGATACTGCAAGAGCTATTCTTTCTTACAAAGGTGCACTTTACAAAAAACACTTACAAGGTGGTGTTGCTAAAGGAGCTTTTGATGAGGCTGAAGCAGAAAAAAGATTTGCTGCTTGGGTAGATGCTAAAGATGCAAAAGTACAAGGTAAAGTAGAAGGTTTGGCTACTGCTAAATCTGATGCTAAAAAAGCTGCTTTGGATGCTGAAGTAAAAGTAAACGAGGCTAGAGTTGCTGCTGCTGCACAAGCTATCGCTGATGCTAAAGCTGCTGAAGAGGCTGCTAATGCACCTGCTGAAGAAGTTGCTACAGAAGGAGAAGCTGCTGCTGAATCTACAGAAGAAAACACTGAAGCTTAA
- a CDS encoding nitroreductase family protein gives MNKAEVLKEIIEQRRSIFPKDYTETEISQEILDEILNSATFAPNHKRTKPWRFKIFKGEEKAKLASEMQEIYKASQPEQLFLEKKYNDIGFKINKADAVVSIVVNFSGMVPEWEEIAAVSMAVQNMYLTCTANEIGCYWSSPKIVDHLKESLTIEENQKCLGLFYLGNLS, from the coding sequence ATGAACAAAGCAGAAGTTTTAAAAGAGATCATAGAGCAAAGAAGAAGTATCTTTCCAAAAGATTATACAGAAACAGAAATTTCTCAGGAAATTCTTGATGAAATTTTGAATTCGGCAACATTTGCTCCCAATCATAAACGTACAAAACCTTGGCGTTTTAAAATATTCAAAGGTGAAGAGAAGGCAAAACTGGCTTCAGAAATGCAGGAAATCTACAAAGCCTCTCAACCCGAACAACTTTTTTTAGAGAAAAAATACAATGACATCGGTTTTAAGATCAATAAAGCAGATGCCGTGGTTTCTATCGTTGTTAATTTCAGCGGAATGGTTCCTGAATGGGAAGAAATTGCTGCTGTTTCTATGGCGGTTCAGAATATGTATCTTACTTGTACAGCCAACGAAATCGGTTGCTACTGGAGTTCTCCGAAGATTGTAGACCATTTGAAAGAATCTTTAACGATTGAGGAAAACCAGAAATGTCTGGGATTATTTTATTTGGGTAACCTTTCTTAA
- a CDS encoding serine hydrolase domain-containing protein gives MKNIFLFVLILITGLSCGQIQNIVEPDKIENQIQKNHLNTLLFSDKVVPFENMKEIDFLQSMIFQEDKDFDVRVFMDNSLVNYLHQLDPSLSVEELIKKGNYQFNFFVDGKLIYTENLNSGAGTADQKKFKTNFRIPFLSSKNEDSWGKYLWMRFYFANGGIDALETGNHTLKIEIKPYLKTSTLKVGKTIAQGEIQLNIPKKNVSEEQIAIQKIKPNSGWKVSEEKFNQEKIRLLNQKIAEKRFRDITGIVIIKNDKLLLEEYFNGYKRDSLNDTRSVGKSFSSALMGIAIHDGFIKNENQSLKDFYDLKKFNNYSSKKDSITIKSLLTMSSGFNGNDEDYECPGNEENMYPTDNWVKFTLDLPLTENKIGKNWNYFTAGVVLTGDILDKSFPNGLKDYADKKLFQPLGITHYKWQFTPQQKPSLAGGLRMSASDFAKFGQLYKNNGIWKGKQIVDKNWIQKTFTNYFASNKDFEGYGYLFWRKIYKVGNRNFESYQSSGNGGNKIIIFKEIPVVIVVTAKAYNKPYAHSQVDKIVQEYLLPAIYE, from the coding sequence ATGAAAAACATCTTCTTATTTGTTCTGATTCTTATTACTGGTTTGTCTTGTGGACAGATTCAAAATATTGTTGAACCTGACAAAATCGAAAATCAAATTCAGAAAAATCATTTGAATACTCTTCTTTTTTCGGATAAAGTTGTTCCTTTTGAAAATATGAAGGAAATTGATTTCTTACAATCAATGATATTTCAGGAAGATAAAGATTTTGATGTCCGGGTTTTTATGGATAATTCTTTAGTTAATTATTTACATCAGCTTGATCCTTCTCTATCTGTTGAAGAGTTAATTAAAAAAGGAAATTATCAATTCAATTTCTTTGTTGACGGAAAATTAATTTACACTGAAAATCTAAACTCAGGAGCCGGAACTGCGGATCAGAAAAAGTTTAAAACAAATTTTAGAATTCCTTTTCTCAGTTCTAAAAACGAAGATTCCTGGGGAAAATATCTTTGGATGCGATTTTACTTTGCCAATGGCGGAATTGATGCTTTGGAAACAGGAAATCATACACTGAAAATTGAAATTAAACCTTATTTAAAAACTTCAACCTTAAAAGTTGGAAAGACAATCGCACAGGGCGAAATTCAATTAAATATTCCGAAAAAGAATGTTTCTGAAGAGCAGATTGCTATTCAGAAAATAAAACCAAACAGCGGCTGGAAGGTTTCCGAAGAGAAATTTAATCAAGAAAAAATAAGGCTTTTAAATCAAAAAATAGCAGAAAAAAGATTCCGTGATATTACAGGAATTGTCATCATTAAAAATGATAAACTGCTCTTAGAAGAATATTTTAATGGTTATAAAAGAGATAGTTTGAATGACACTCGTTCGGTTGGAAAGTCCTTTTCGTCGGCTTTGATGGGAATTGCAATTCATGATGGTTTTATTAAAAACGAAAACCAAAGCCTGAAGGATTTTTATGATTTAAAGAAATTTAACAATTATTCTTCTAAAAAAGACAGCATTACCATTAAAAGCTTACTCACGATGAGTTCAGGTTTTAACGGAAACGACGAAGATTACGAATGTCCCGGAAATGAGGAAAATATGTATCCGACAGACAATTGGGTAAAATTCACTTTAGATTTACCCCTGACTGAAAATAAAATCGGAAAAAACTGGAATTATTTCACCGCCGGCGTTGTCTTAACCGGAGATATTTTAGACAAATCCTTTCCCAATGGTTTGAAAGATTATGCCGATAAAAAACTATTTCAACCTTTAGGAATTACCCATTACAAATGGCAATTCACCCCTCAGCAAAAACCTTCTCTCGCAGGCGGATTACGAATGAGCGCCTCAGATTTCGCCAAATTCGGACAGCTGTATAAAAATAACGGAATATGGAAAGGAAAGCAGATTGTAGATAAAAACTGGATCCAGAAAACCTTCACCAATTACTTTGCTAGTAACAAAGATTTTGAAGGCTATGGATATTTATTCTGGAGAAAAATTTACAAAGTCGGGAACCGAAATTTTGAATCCTACCAATCCAGCGGAAATGGTGGAAATAAGATTATTATCTTCAAGGAAATCCCAGTTGTGATCGTTGTTACGGCTAAAGCTTATAACAAACCTTACGCCCATTCTCAGGTTGATAAAATTGTACAAGAGTATTTATTACCCGCGATTTATGAGTAA